From the genome of Papaver somniferum cultivar HN1 chromosome 2, ASM357369v1, whole genome shotgun sequence, one region includes:
- the LOC113354400 gene encoding universal stress protein PHOS34-like → MAAEKPVMMVGIDDSEHSFYALQWTIDRFFASFSEEQQPYKLVIVHSKPAPASVIGLAGPGAAEVLPFVEMDLKRAATRVVEKAKEVIGKSVKEITVDVVEGDARNVLCDAVDRHHATVLVVGSHGYGALKRAVLGSVSDYCAHHAHCNVMIVKKPKTKN, encoded by the exons ATGGCAGCAGAGAAACCGGTTATGATGGTCGGAATCGATGATAGCGAACATAGTTTTTACGCACTTCAATGGACTATTGATCGTTTTTTCGCTTCGTTCTCCGAAGAACAACAGCCTTATAAACTCGTAATTGTTCATTCCAAACCTGCCCCAGCTTCCGTCATTGGACTTGCTGGACCCG GAGCTGCGGAAGTTTTGCCGTTTGTGGAGATGGATTTGAAAAGGGCAGCGACTAGGGTTGTAGAGAAAGCAAAGGAGGTCATCGGGAAATCG GTTAAGGAGATCACAGTAGATGTGGTCGAAGGCGACGCTAGAAATGTTCTTTGTGATGCCGTAGATAGACATCATGCAACAGTTTTGGTTGTGGGTAGCCATGGTTATGGAGCATTGAAAAG GGCTGTTTTGGGAAGTGTAAGTGATTATTGTGCGCATCATGCTCACTGCAATGTGATGATTGTGAAGAAACCTAAAACCAAAAATTGA
- the LOC113350270 gene encoding 26S proteasome regulatory subunit 6A homolog, with the protein MATAMVEDSTFEDDQLASMSTDDIVRNSRLLDTEIRILKEELQRTNMELESFKDKIKENQEKIKLNKQLPYLVGNIVEILEMNPEEDAEEDGANVDLDSQRKGKCVVLKTSTRQTIFLPVIGLVDPDKLKPGDLVGVNKDSYLILDTLPSEYDSRVKAMEVDEKPTEDYNDIGGLEKQIQELVEAIVLPMTHKERFQKLGVRPPKGVLLYGPPGTGKTLMARACAAQTNATFLKLAGPQLVQMFIGDGAKLVRDAFQLAKEKSPCIIFIDEIDAIGTKRFDSEVSGDREVQRTMLELLNQLDGFSSDDRIKVIAATNRADILDPALMRSGRLDRKIEFPHPTEEARARILQIHSRKMNVNPDVNFEELARSTDDFNGAQLKAVCVEAGMLALRRDATEVIHEDFNEGIIQVQAKKKASLNYYA; encoded by the exons ATGGCGACCGCAATGGTTGAAGACAGCACCTTCGAAGATGATCAACTAGCTTCAATGTCCACCGATGATATTGTTAGAAACTCTAGACTGCTGGACACCGAAATTCGTATCCTCAAG GAAGAATTGCAAAGAACAAATATGGAATTAGAATCATTTAAAGATAAGATTAAAGAGAATCAAGAGAAGATCAAGCTTAATAAACAGTTACCTTACTTAGTCGGTAACATCGTGGAG ATATTGGAAATGAATCCCGAGGAAGATGCTGAGGAAGATGGTGCTAATGTTGATCTCGATTCACAAAGGAAGGGAAAATGTGTTGTATTGAAAACATCTACCCGTCAG ACAATTTTCCTACCTGTTATCGGTCTAGTGGATCCTGATAAGCTAAAACCTGGGGATTTGGTTGGTGTTAACAAAGACAGTTACTTGATCTTGGACACTCTTCCATCGGAATATGATTCACGTGTAAAGGCAATGGAAGTTGATGAAAAGCCAACCGAGGATTACAATGATATTGGAGGGTTGGAGAAGCAG atTCAAGAACTTGTGGAGGCTATTGTTCTTCCTATGACGCACAAAGAGAGGTTCCAGAAATTAGGAGTTCGCCCACCCAAAGGAGTGCTCTTGTACGGACCTCCTGGAACGGGGAAAACATTAATGGCTCGAGCTTGTGCAGCACAGACTAATGCCACTTTTTTGAAGCTAGCAGGCCCACAACTTGTTCAG ATGTTCATCGGAGATGGAGCAAAGCTTGTTCGTGATGCCTTTCAGCTTGCAAAGGAGAAGTCTCCTTGCATCATCTTTATAGATGAAATCGACGCAATTGGTACCAAAAGATTTGACAG TGAAGTGAGTGGAGATAGGGAAGTGCAAAGGACTATGTTGGAGTTGCTGAATCAGCTTGATGGTTTCAGCAGTGATGACCGTATAAAA GTGATAGCAGCAACAAACCGAGCTGACATCCTGGATCCTGCCCTCATGCGTTCAGGTCGTTTAGATCGAAAAATTGAGTTTCCACATCCCACTGAAGAAGCTAGAGCTCGAATATTGCAG ATCCATTCAAGAAAAATGAATGTAAACCCAGAtgtcaattttgaggagttggcTCGTTCAACAGATGATTTCAACGGAGCGCAGCTGAAAGCCGTCTGTGTGGAGGCTGGTATGCTGGCTCTGCGTCGAGATGCAACTGAG GTGATCCATGAAGACTTTAATGAAGGTATTATTCAAGTTCAAGCGAAGAAGAAAGCCAGTCTTAATTATTATGCATAA